Proteins from a single region of Lasioglossum baleicum chromosome 1, iyLasBale1, whole genome shotgun sequence:
- the Ints4 gene encoding integrator complex subunit 4, giving the protein MAALMKKRVLAEFTQSQVVTEPPLKRLKTLRLASTSGSKNGTEGSSALAYIECLEKSKCGNDALQLLVRISDTIAYISPEEVPTVVKKLSERFSIETEAAVRAKILWIFAELGEITHDSAEKTRIVNETAELLRNEESHRVKSQGLATLLKLGDYQRSLVLKIAREHLPDTWHGVQTRCLSIIGRYLSANTADDTLIFVGNYARSQDPRVRAQAFETMAELHSHRGCRLPASFFGEACAALRDDYEIVRRAVLKLIWLLGREYPENMIMGSDGEDTRMVDCAFSQICSFMGDLSPRVRTSAMTLLGSMKGVSQRYIEQALDKKQKIIETDRPEVEEKSGSCGAFIHGLEDEFLEVRTAAVEALCTLSLEQPNIARIALDFMVDMFNDEIQDVRLRAIESLRKMSASVTLREDQLETILGALEDFSGEVREGLHATLAASRLATRNCLYMCVNRLLENLSRYPQDRESIRSCLAALGASHPYLTLPLVPQLLGRHPFFDTPEPDVDEPSYASVLVMIFNAAFHCPSMHALFTEHTSKHYHYLRDTMPHLVPRLRPAITSGPGFEKEDKTDEETERGKEFLEKVVTGVENARPSGRVHTQLLEAAAIDLDRLAEMDYRMEGAARFTALYIRCLLLLKSVLKEFSVTSANSISTSPFPNTTTNVSVLLRNTQKLQRLFSGLGETDTMLAVDLWLKALAVELIRVTRSVTGRSALPLTRYFLSEADTLPQDTSKLPTFSRALVLQIPTLADVKPGSLTRLLLPLLLTPAAQGEERLPRPSVSTRFCRAIIEEPRGDADAALKFTGGLLLGIPLTAKLLNLRDPSILRVKLRHPDQQVQLLLPRKSDLRLQNTEQNDYRLKTTVLLSHQVWMEACNVEISLALLVPSAALDDPCVIDLCKPTKVSIAPKPVKRGI; this is encoded by the exons ATGGCAGCTTTAATGAAGAAAAGAGTGTTGGCAGAGTTTACGCAGAGTCAG GTTGTAACCGAGCCACCGCTAAAACGGTTAAAAACACTACGCTTGGCCTCCACATCAGGGAGTAAGAATGGAACAGAGGGCAGTTCTGCGTTAGCTTACATAGAATGTCTAGAGAAATCTAAATGCGGCAACGATGCTTTACAGCTTCTTGTTCGTATATCTGATACCATAGCTTACATCTCTCCAGAGGAGGTTCCCACAGTCGTAAAGAAGTTATCAGAGAGATTTTCCATTGAAACGGAAGCAGCAGTTCGTGCTAAGATACTTTGGATATTTGCAGAATTAGGAGAGATAACGCATGATTCTGCAGAAAAGACAAGAATTGTCAACGAAACTGCTGAACTTCTGAGGAACGAAGAATCGCATAGAGTAAAGAGCCAAGGTCTGGCAACCTTGTTGAAATTAGGAGATTACCAGAG GAGTCTGGTTTTGAAAATTGCTCGCGAACATTTACCAGACACATGGCACGGTGTGCAGACACGTTGTCTTTCCATCATCGGTAGATACTTGTCTGCGAATACTGCAGACGACACGTTAATATTTGTTGGCAACTATGCACGATCTCAAGATCCGAGAGTTCGTGCTCAAGCATTCGAAACAATGGCAGAACTTCATTCTCATAGAGGTTGCAGACTGCCTGCGAGTTTCTTTGGTGAAGCTTGTGCCGCGCTCAGGGATGACTATGAGATCGTTCGACGTGCGGTTTTAAAACTGATATGGCTCTTAGGAAGAGAATATCCTGAGAA CATGATTATGGGTTCGGACGGAGAGGATACACGCATGGTAGACTGTGCGTTCTCACAAATATGCAGTTTCATGGGTGATTTATCACCAAGAGTCAGAACGTCGGCAATGACGCTTCTAGGTTCGATGAAAGGCGTGTCTCAACGATACATAGAGCAAGCATTAgacaaaaaacaaaaaatcatAGAAACGGATAGGCCAGAAGTCGAAGAGAAGAGTGGATCTTGCGGTGCTTTTATCCACGGTTTGGAAGACGAGTTCTTAGAG GTACGAACAGCAGCGGTCGAGGCACTTTGTACATTATCTTTGGAACAACCGAACATAGCTAGGATTGCCCTAGACTTCATGGTAGACATGTTCAACGATGAGATTCAAGATGTAAGATTGAGGGCTATCGAATCGCTAAGGAAAATGTCTGCGAGCGTAACGCTTCGGGAGGATCAACTGGAGACGATATTGGGCGCGCTAGAAGACTTTTCAGGCGAGGTGCGAGAAGGTCTGCACGCCACTTTGGCTGCCAGCCGGCTAGCCACAAGGAATTGCTTGTACATGTGTGTAAATCGGCTGCTTGAAAACTTGAGTCGTTATCCACAAGACAGAGAGAGCATTAGAAGCTGTTTGGCAGCATTGGGAGCTTCACATCCATATTTGACGTTGCCTTTGGTACCTCAGCTTCTTGGTCGACACCCATTCTTTGACACACCGGAACCGGATGTAGACGAACCGTCTT ATGCAAGCGTGTTGGTGATGATATTTAACGCGGCGTTCCATTGTCCAAGTATGCACGCTCTTTTCACAGAACATACATCGAAACATTATCATTATTTGCGGGACACGATGCCGCATTTAGTTCCTCGATTGCGACCAGCTATAACGAGCGGGCCAGGCTTCGAGAAGGAAGACAAAACCGACGAGGAGACCGAACGTGGGAAAGAATTTCTAGAGAAGGTGGTGACGGGCGTTGAGAATGCAAGGCCGAGTGGTAGAGTTCATACCCAGCTCCTAGAAGCTGCAGCCATCGATTTGGATCGTTTGGCAGAAATGGATTATCGTATGGAAGGAGCAGCGCGGTTCACCGCTCTTTACATACGATGTTTGCTGCTTTTGAAGTCCGTATTGAAAGAATTCTCGGTAACGTCGGCAAACTCGATATCCACCAGTCCGTTCCCCAACACGACCACCAACGTTTCGGTTCTTCTTCGAAATACTCAAAA GTTGCAGCGATTGTTCAGTGGACTAGGCGAAACCGACACGATGCTAGCCGTTGACTTGTGGCTGAAAGCGTTGGCAGTCGAACTGATACGAGTTACAAGAAGCGTGACCGGAAGAAGTGCTCTACCGCTGACTCGGTATTTCCTTTCCGAAGCCGACACCTTGCCGCAAGACACATCGAAGTTGCCGACGTTTTCTAGAGCTCTTGTTCTACAAATCCCGACGTTGGCTGATGTGAAACCAGGATCATTGACACGGTTACTGTTGCCGTTGCTTTTAACGCCTGCAGCGCAAGGAGAGGAACGACTGCCGAGGCCGTCGGTGTCCACGCGATTCTGTAGGGCAATTATAGAGGAACCTAGAGGCGATGCGGATGCCGCATTGAAGTTCACCGGTGGTCTTCTACTGGGCATCCCGTTAACAGCTAAATTGTTGAACTTGAGAGACCCGAGCATACTCCGCGTTAAACTGAGACACCCTGATCAACAAGTGCAGTTATTACTGCCACGTAAGTCCGATCTACGGTTACAGAACACGGAACAAAACGACTACAGATTGAAGACTACAGTTCTGTTGTCTCATCAAGTTTGGATGGAAGCGTGCAACGTAGAAATATCTCTTGCGCTGCTTGTACCGTCGGCGGCGCTCGACGATCCGTGTGTTATCGATCTCTGCAAACCGACCAAAGTATCGATAGCACCGAAGCCTGTAAAGAGAGgtatctaa
- the Pdzd8 gene encoding PDZ domain containing 8 isoform X2 yields the protein MDFFEFICVSVITFVCGIICTLALEFYLFKKYLEEAPLASPPEKSIRHGKAELPKELLEKIQDEKGNSSTNISRQAMYQGNENLAINLTLQFLFNELRNAERVRLWLYRKLNNEFKELLTQSTTGKLLDSVMLRDLNLGTQFPTIKGLEVADSKIDADTGLLESLDLSLDLHYSGNFQLSIDVKMLLGKTAYMALQVKMISGRARLQFTRVPYTHWSLSFYSDPILELEVQSQFQGRQLQPQIISLITGQIRRAVRRKHTLPRYKLRYKPFFRRLNDEAVDLSEVSNIQFKPGFLQVSLFEVSRLNLGPNMLNAEDKSQIEVYCTISVDSTPWVFLTQYTGVPYMVLDLIISKVGSQQLGVVFKQELVPEIGHVCVLVETIVAGSPAAIAEMRKGDILVAVDGKKVSSMNQVAKLVKNAVQRRFIIRVERRYSKADLDKQISMKLDSEKLSAEKGMDRKSLKTDQITSRGDTPSSEDSSKIKFESQIKFSDLKDSENEITEKLETGSSKLFRRRKSSVHTADEPAHTPDSTPSRKISTTSSQSLMSNISSQVCYDDNCVINVTDLYYTTKEKEYASLISFEEIRNFQIDSELQYLNIGVWGRVRGGEFPPKLLGYINVPMKLILAQCYTSTTGHYLKCHALLPPDSASLTSVHTKLQGYSGFDPTLCYGDILLSYVWESSYPNRHTASDSGKKESIETAKTQPALNEEIIDKKMHDFIRTHFHRATHCDFCTKKIWLKDAVQCRDCGMVCHKKCEARCQASGNCGAESLAMALETDEIEPNTLIGDSGPEISLTSCEDTVQNSLVGGLGISPDLLEGAEPSVAAPLVAGDLDDGLMSRAKDTGKFLYKHLELRDRVEKINTMMSKLKTALDAETTSRLELSQTGDMDSIKLIAQSDLRVQALSVLLLHYCAGLQHAQEALDRSQASKDS from the exons ATGGACttttttgaatttatttgcGTGTCCGTGATTACATTTGTGTGCGGTATAATATGTACACTAGCACTGGAGTTTTACCTGTTCAAAAAGTATTTGGAAGAAGCGCCTCTAGCAAGTCCGCCAGAAAAGTCGATCCGACATGGCAAGGCGGAGTTACCTAAGGAATTACTCGAAAAGATTCAAGATGAAAAGGGTAATTCTAGTACAAACATATCTCGTCAAGCTATGTACCAAGGTAATGAGAACTTGGCCATAAACTTGACTCTGCAGTTTCTATTCAATGAACTGCGAAACGCTGAGCGCGTTCGTTTGTGGCTATATAGAAAGTTGAATAATGAATTTAAGGAACTCTTGACTCAGTCGACGACGGGGAAATTGTTGGATAGCGTAATG ttgAGAGACTTGAATCTGGGTACACAGTTCCCTACGATAAAAGGTTTAGAAGTTGCCGATTCAAAAATAGATGCTGATACGGGTTTGCTAGAGTCGTTGGATTTGTCGTTAGATTTGCATTATTCTGGTAATTTTCAATTGTCGATAGATGTTAAAATGTTATTAGGGAAAACTGCCTACATGGCTTTGCAAG TGAAAATGATCAGTGGTAGAGCCAGACTACAGTTTACACGTGTTCCATATACTCATTGGTCTTTAAGTTTTTATTCGGATCCTATACTTGAACTAGAGGTGCAATCTCAATTTCAAGGTCGTCAATTACAACCACAGATTATCTCTTTAATCACTGGACAGATTCGGAGAGCTGTGCGTAGAAAGCATACACTACCTCGCTATAAACTACGATACAAACCATTCTTCCGCAGACTGAACGACGAAGCAGTAGATTTATCTGAA GTTTCCAATATTCAATTCAAACCTGGCTTTTTGCAAGTGTCGTTGTTTGAAGTGAGCAGATTGAATCTTGGACCTAACATGCTGAACGCGGAGGATAAATCGCAGATCGAAGTCTATTGTACAATAAGCGTCGATTCAACACCTTGGGTGTTTCTTACTCAATATACTGGAGTTCCTTATATGGTGTTGgatttgataattagcaaagtTGGTTCTCAACAACTTGGTGTAGTATTTAAGCAAGAACTCGTGCCAGAGATAGGGCACGTTTGCGTGCTAGTCGAGACGATAGTAGCCGGGAGTCCTGCGGCGATAGCCGAGATGAGAAAGGGAGATATTTTGGTAGCGGTAGATGGCAAGAAGGTGTCGAGTATGAACCAGGTAGCGAAACTTGTGAAGAACGCTGTGCAGAGGCGATTTATTATAAGAGTCGAGAGGAGGTATTCAAAAGCCGATTTAGATAAACAAATCAGTATGAAATTGGACAGCGAAAAGTTGTCCGCGGAGAAGGGTATGGACAGAAAATCACTGAAGACGGACCAGATAACGAGCAGAGGAGACACACCGAGTTCAGAGGATAGTAGTAAAATCAAATTCGAAAGCCAAATCAAATTTTCAGACCTGAAAGACTCGGAGAACGAGATCACCGAGAAACTGGAGACGGGTAGCAGCAAACTTTTTAGAAGAAGGAAAAGCAGCGTACACACCGCAGATGAGCCGGCTCACACACCCGATTCTACACCCTCTAGGAAGATCTCGACGACATCGAGTCAATCGTTAATGTCAAACATCAGTTCTCAGGTCTGTTACGATGATAATTGCGTGATCAACGTAACAGATTTGTACTACACCACGAAAGAGAAAGAGTACGCCTCGTTGATTAGCTTCGAGGAGATTAGAAACTTTCAAATTGATTCGGAAttgcaatatttaaatatagGTGTGTGGGGCCGTGTAAGGGGAGGCGAATTCCCTCCCAAATTATTAGGATACATTAATGTCCCGATGAAATTGATTCTAGCACAATGTTATACATCCACGACCGGTCATTACCTTAAATGTCATGCTTTACTACCGCCTGATAGTG CTTCTCTAACGTCGGTCCACACAAAATTACAAGGCTACTCTGGATTCGATCCGACACTTTGTTACGGCGATATTTTGCTATCTTACGTGTGGGAGTCCAGTTATCCGAATCGTCATACGGCTAGCGATTCAGGGAAGAAGGAGAGTATCGAGACTGCCAAAACGCAACCAGCACTGAACGAGGAGATTATTGATAAGAAAATGCACGACTTCATTCGAACACATTTCCACAGGGCAACGCACTGTGACTTTTGTACAAAGAAG ATTTGGCTGAAGGATGCTGTACAGTGCAGAGACTGTGGTATGGTGTGCCACAAGAAATGCGAGGCTCGCTGTCAAGCGTCAGGAAATTGCGGGGCGGAAAGTTTAGCGATGGCATTAGAAACCGACGAAATAGAGCCTAATACTCTAATTGGGGATTCAGGTCCAGAGATATCTCTAACCAGTTGCGAAGATACTGTACAG AATTCATTGGTCGGAGGCTTGGGCATAAGTCCAGACCTGTTGGAGGGCGCAGAGCCCAGCGTGGCGGCACCTCTAGTAGCCGGGGACTTGGACGACGGTCTTATGTCCAGGGCTAAAGACACCGGCAAGTTTTTGTATAAACATTTGGAGCTACGGGATCGCGTCGAGAAGATCAACACTATG ATGAGCAAGCTGAAAACCGCGCTCGACGCGGAAACTACCTCAAGATTAGAGCTGTCGCAGACCGGGGACATGGACAGTATTAAATTGATCGCGCAGAGCGATTTGCGGGTGCAGGCACTGAGCGTGCTACTCTTGCACTATTGCGCCGGGTTGCAGCACGCGCAGGAAGCATTAGACCGGTCCCAGGCCAGCAAGGACTCTTAA
- the Pdzd8 gene encoding PDZ domain containing 8 isoform X1, which translates to MDFFEFICVSVITFVCGIICTLALEFYLFKKYLEEAPLASPPEKSIRHGKAELPKELLEKIQDEKGNSSTNISRQAMYQGNENLAINLTLQFLFNELRNAERVRLWLYRKLNNEFKELLTQSTTGKLLDSVMLRDLNLGTQFPTIKGLEVADSKIDADTGLLESLDLSLDLHYSGNFQLSIDVKMLLGKTAYMALQVKMISGRARLQFTRVPYTHWSLSFYSDPILELEVQSQFQGRQLQPQIISLITGQIRRAVRRKHTLPRYKLRYKPFFRRLNDEAVDLSEVSNIQFKPGFLQVSLFEVSRLNLGPNMLNAEDKSQIEVYCTISVDSTPWVFLTQYTGVPYMVLDLIISKVGSQQLGVVFKQELVPEIGHVCVLVETIVAGSPAAIAEMRKGDILVAVDGKKVSSMNQVAKLVKNAVQRRFIIRVERRYSKADLDKQISMKLDSEKLSAEKGMDRKSLKTDQITSRGDTPSSEDSSKIKFESQIKFSDLKDSENEITEKLETGSSKLFRRRKSSVHTADEPAHTPDSTPSRKISTTSSQSLMSNISSQVCYDDNCVINVTDLYYTTKEKEYASLISFEEIRNFQIDSELQYLNIGVWGRVRGGEFPPKLLGYINVPMKLILAQCYTSTTGHYLKCHALLPPDSASLTSVHTKLQGYSGFDPTLCYGDILLSYVWESSYPNRHTASDSGKKESIETAKTQPALNEEIIDKKMHDFIRTHFHRATHCDFCTKKIWLKDAVQCRDCGMVCHKKCEARCQASGNCGAESLAMALETDEIEPNTLIGDSGPEISLTSCEDTVQGATMMAMKASIANTLLGLKKAGSTSCLAPPASGTGLASRSLPPSPCASRKNSLVGGLGISPDLLEGAEPSVAAPLVAGDLDDGLMSRAKDTGKFLYKHLELRDRVEKINTMMSKLKTALDAETTSRLELSQTGDMDSIKLIAQSDLRVQALSVLLLHYCAGLQHAQEALDRSQASKDS; encoded by the exons ATGGACttttttgaatttatttgcGTGTCCGTGATTACATTTGTGTGCGGTATAATATGTACACTAGCACTGGAGTTTTACCTGTTCAAAAAGTATTTGGAAGAAGCGCCTCTAGCAAGTCCGCCAGAAAAGTCGATCCGACATGGCAAGGCGGAGTTACCTAAGGAATTACTCGAAAAGATTCAAGATGAAAAGGGTAATTCTAGTACAAACATATCTCGTCAAGCTATGTACCAAGGTAATGAGAACTTGGCCATAAACTTGACTCTGCAGTTTCTATTCAATGAACTGCGAAACGCTGAGCGCGTTCGTTTGTGGCTATATAGAAAGTTGAATAATGAATTTAAGGAACTCTTGACTCAGTCGACGACGGGGAAATTGTTGGATAGCGTAATG ttgAGAGACTTGAATCTGGGTACACAGTTCCCTACGATAAAAGGTTTAGAAGTTGCCGATTCAAAAATAGATGCTGATACGGGTTTGCTAGAGTCGTTGGATTTGTCGTTAGATTTGCATTATTCTGGTAATTTTCAATTGTCGATAGATGTTAAAATGTTATTAGGGAAAACTGCCTACATGGCTTTGCAAG TGAAAATGATCAGTGGTAGAGCCAGACTACAGTTTACACGTGTTCCATATACTCATTGGTCTTTAAGTTTTTATTCGGATCCTATACTTGAACTAGAGGTGCAATCTCAATTTCAAGGTCGTCAATTACAACCACAGATTATCTCTTTAATCACTGGACAGATTCGGAGAGCTGTGCGTAGAAAGCATACACTACCTCGCTATAAACTACGATACAAACCATTCTTCCGCAGACTGAACGACGAAGCAGTAGATTTATCTGAA GTTTCCAATATTCAATTCAAACCTGGCTTTTTGCAAGTGTCGTTGTTTGAAGTGAGCAGATTGAATCTTGGACCTAACATGCTGAACGCGGAGGATAAATCGCAGATCGAAGTCTATTGTACAATAAGCGTCGATTCAACACCTTGGGTGTTTCTTACTCAATATACTGGAGTTCCTTATATGGTGTTGgatttgataattagcaaagtTGGTTCTCAACAACTTGGTGTAGTATTTAAGCAAGAACTCGTGCCAGAGATAGGGCACGTTTGCGTGCTAGTCGAGACGATAGTAGCCGGGAGTCCTGCGGCGATAGCCGAGATGAGAAAGGGAGATATTTTGGTAGCGGTAGATGGCAAGAAGGTGTCGAGTATGAACCAGGTAGCGAAACTTGTGAAGAACGCTGTGCAGAGGCGATTTATTATAAGAGTCGAGAGGAGGTATTCAAAAGCCGATTTAGATAAACAAATCAGTATGAAATTGGACAGCGAAAAGTTGTCCGCGGAGAAGGGTATGGACAGAAAATCACTGAAGACGGACCAGATAACGAGCAGAGGAGACACACCGAGTTCAGAGGATAGTAGTAAAATCAAATTCGAAAGCCAAATCAAATTTTCAGACCTGAAAGACTCGGAGAACGAGATCACCGAGAAACTGGAGACGGGTAGCAGCAAACTTTTTAGAAGAAGGAAAAGCAGCGTACACACCGCAGATGAGCCGGCTCACACACCCGATTCTACACCCTCTAGGAAGATCTCGACGACATCGAGTCAATCGTTAATGTCAAACATCAGTTCTCAGGTCTGTTACGATGATAATTGCGTGATCAACGTAACAGATTTGTACTACACCACGAAAGAGAAAGAGTACGCCTCGTTGATTAGCTTCGAGGAGATTAGAAACTTTCAAATTGATTCGGAAttgcaatatttaaatatagGTGTGTGGGGCCGTGTAAGGGGAGGCGAATTCCCTCCCAAATTATTAGGATACATTAATGTCCCGATGAAATTGATTCTAGCACAATGTTATACATCCACGACCGGTCATTACCTTAAATGTCATGCTTTACTACCGCCTGATAGTG CTTCTCTAACGTCGGTCCACACAAAATTACAAGGCTACTCTGGATTCGATCCGACACTTTGTTACGGCGATATTTTGCTATCTTACGTGTGGGAGTCCAGTTATCCGAATCGTCATACGGCTAGCGATTCAGGGAAGAAGGAGAGTATCGAGACTGCCAAAACGCAACCAGCACTGAACGAGGAGATTATTGATAAGAAAATGCACGACTTCATTCGAACACATTTCCACAGGGCAACGCACTGTGACTTTTGTACAAAGAAG ATTTGGCTGAAGGATGCTGTACAGTGCAGAGACTGTGGTATGGTGTGCCACAAGAAATGCGAGGCTCGCTGTCAAGCGTCAGGAAATTGCGGGGCGGAAAGTTTAGCGATGGCATTAGAAACCGACGAAATAGAGCCTAATACTCTAATTGGGGATTCAGGTCCAGAGATATCTCTAACCAGTTGCGAAGATACTGTACAG GGTGCAACTATGATGGCCATGAAGGCTAGTATAGCTAACACTCTGTTGGGCCTGAAGAAGGCTGGAAGTACCAGTTGCTTGGCACCACCGGCTTCCGGTACTGGTCTGGCATCTAGAAGTCTTCCCCCAAGTCCCTgtgcatcccgcaag AATTCATTGGTCGGAGGCTTGGGCATAAGTCCAGACCTGTTGGAGGGCGCAGAGCCCAGCGTGGCGGCACCTCTAGTAGCCGGGGACTTGGACGACGGTCTTATGTCCAGGGCTAAAGACACCGGCAAGTTTTTGTATAAACATTTGGAGCTACGGGATCGCGTCGAGAAGATCAACACTATG ATGAGCAAGCTGAAAACCGCGCTCGACGCGGAAACTACCTCAAGATTAGAGCTGTCGCAGACCGGGGACATGGACAGTATTAAATTGATCGCGCAGAGCGATTTGCGGGTGCAGGCACTGAGCGTGCTACTCTTGCACTATTGCGCCGGGTTGCAGCACGCGCAGGAAGCATTAGACCGGTCCCAGGCCAGCAAGGACTCTTAA